The Paraburkholderia sp. SOS3 genome includes a region encoding these proteins:
- a CDS encoding ABC transporter permease subunit: MADLQNAVPQAVTPPSGRALAAREFWANFSRNRGAVGAGIVVLVMVFIAIFAPLIAPHSPIEQYRDFVKIPPAWLDGGNWKFILGTDEAGRDILSRLMYGARLSFWIGCVSVVLALIPGIVLGLVAAFFDRWADTPIMRVMDVLLALPSLLLAVAVVAIIGPGLFNTMFAIAIVALPGYVRLTRASALGELHKEYVMASRVAGAGTMRLMFSQVLPNCTAPLIVQATLGFSSAILDAAALGFLGLGVQPPSAEWGAMLASARDYIDSAWWIVTMPGLSILISVLAINLLGDGLRDALDPKLKRMA; this comes from the coding sequence ATGGCAGACCTTCAAAATGCAGTCCCGCAGGCGGTGACGCCGCCGAGCGGCCGCGCGCTCGCCGCCCGCGAATTCTGGGCCAACTTCTCGCGCAATCGCGGCGCGGTCGGCGCCGGCATCGTCGTGCTCGTGATGGTGTTCATCGCGATTTTCGCGCCGCTGATCGCGCCGCATAGTCCGATCGAGCAATACCGCGATTTTGTGAAGATTCCGCCCGCGTGGCTCGACGGCGGCAACTGGAAGTTCATTCTCGGCACCGACGAAGCGGGCCGCGACATTCTTTCGCGGCTCATGTACGGCGCGCGGCTGTCGTTCTGGATCGGTTGCGTGTCGGTCGTGCTCGCGCTGATTCCCGGCATCGTGCTCGGCCTGGTCGCCGCATTCTTCGACAGGTGGGCCGACACGCCGATCATGCGCGTGATGGACGTGCTGCTCGCGTTGCCATCGCTGCTGCTTGCAGTTGCCGTGGTCGCGATCATCGGCCCGGGCCTGTTCAACACGATGTTCGCGATCGCGATCGTCGCGCTGCCGGGCTACGTGCGTTTGACGCGCGCCTCGGCGCTCGGCGAACTGCACAAGGAATATGTGATGGCGTCGCGCGTCGCAGGCGCCGGCACCATGCGGCTCATGTTCTCGCAAGTGCTGCCGAACTGCACCGCGCCGCTGATCGTGCAGGCCACGCTCGGCTTTTCGTCGGCGATTCTCGATGCGGCCGCGCTTGGCTTCCTCGGTCTCGGCGTGCAGCCGCCGTCGGCCGAGTGGGGCGCGATGCTCGCCTCCGCGCGCGACTATATCGACAGCGCATGGTGGATCGTCACGATGCCCGGTCTTTCGATTCTGATCTCGGTGCTCGCAATCAACCTGCTCGGCGACGGGCTGCGCGACGCGCTCGATCCCAAACTGAAGCGGATGGCCTGA
- a CDS encoding ABC transporter permease subunit, whose amino-acid sequence MFRFVLRRIGMVIPTFIGITILAFALIHLIPGDPIEVMMGERGVDPALHAAALHRLGLDEPLPLQYLHYVGRALSGNLGTSIITNTSVMDEFLARFPATVELSICAMLFALVVGLPAGVFAALKRGTAVDHGVMGTALAGYSMPIFWWGLILIMVFSSKLGWTPVSGRIAVEYDIPHVTGFLLIDSLLPGTDEGSFRSALSHLILPAIVLGTIPLAVVARMTRSSMLEVLREDYIRTARAKGLSPVRVIVVHALRNALIPVVTVIGLQVGTLLAGAVLTETLFSWPGIGKWLIDAISRRDYPVVQGGILMIATLVIVVNLVVDLLYGVLNPRIRHTR is encoded by the coding sequence ATGTTCCGATTCGTTTTGCGCCGCATCGGGATGGTGATACCGACTTTCATCGGAATTACGATCCTTGCGTTCGCGCTTATCCACCTGATTCCAGGCGACCCGATCGAAGTGATGATGGGCGAGCGCGGCGTCGACCCGGCACTGCATGCGGCGGCGCTTCACCGGCTCGGTCTCGACGAGCCGTTGCCGCTTCAATATCTGCACTACGTCGGACGCGCGCTGTCCGGCAATCTCGGTACGTCGATCATCACGAACACGAGCGTGATGGACGAGTTTCTGGCGCGCTTTCCAGCGACGGTCGAACTGTCGATCTGCGCGATGCTGTTCGCGCTCGTGGTCGGTTTGCCGGCCGGCGTGTTCGCCGCGCTCAAGCGCGGCACCGCCGTCGATCATGGCGTGATGGGCACCGCGCTGGCCGGTTACTCGATGCCGATTTTCTGGTGGGGCTTGATCCTCATCATGGTGTTTTCGTCGAAGCTCGGCTGGACGCCGGTGTCGGGCCGCATCGCAGTCGAATACGACATTCCGCACGTAACAGGTTTCCTGCTGATCGACTCGCTGCTGCCGGGCACCGACGAGGGCTCGTTCCGCTCCGCGCTCAGCCATCTGATTCTGCCCGCGATCGTGCTCGGCACGATTCCGCTTGCGGTGGTCGCGCGCATGACGCGCTCGTCGATGCTCGAAGTGCTGCGCGAAGACTATATTCGTACCGCGCGCGCGAAGGGCTTATCGCCGGTGCGCGTGATCGTCGTGCACGCATTGCGTAACGCGCTGATTCCGGTCGTCACCGTGATCGGTCTGCAGGTCGGCACGCTGCTCGCCGGCGCGGTGCTGACCGAAACGCTGTTCTCGTGGCCCGGCATCGGCAAGTGGCTGATCGATGCGATCAGCCGGCGCGACTATCCGGTCGTGCAGGGCGGGATTCTGATGATCGCCACGCTCGTTATCGTGGTGAACCTCGTCGTCGATCTGCTGTACGGCGTGTTGAATCCGCGCATTCGCCATACGAGGTAA
- a CDS encoding ABC transporter substrate-binding protein: MNQNRLLRALRLTMLSAAAAVTMAGTQLANAADIPNKTLVYCSEGSPAGFDPAQYTTGVDFTANTFTVYNRLVEFERGGTKVEPGLAEKWDVSPDGKTYTFHLRHGVKFQTTSFFKPTREFNADDVIFTFERMLDPNQPFRKAYPVQFPYFSDMGLDKLITKVEKVDPYTVKFTLAEVNAPFIQNLAMEYASILSAEYADQLLKEGKAADINQKPVGTGPFIFKSYTKDATIRFDGNPDYWKPNTVKVSKLIFSITPDAGVRVQKLKAGECQVMSYPRPADIAPLKADNNIAMPSQAGFNLGYLAYNVTHKPLDKLEVREALDMAINKKAIVDSVYQGAGQLATNPMPPTQWSYDKSLKAASYDPDKAKALLAKAGFPNGFEITLWAMPVQRPYNPNGKLMAEMIQADWAKIGVKAKIVTYEWGEYIKRAHAGEDDTMLIGWTGDNGDPDNWLGTLLGCDAVNGNNFSKWCYKPFDDLVKKGRETNGQDARTKFYVQAQQIFAEQLPFSPIAHSTVYQPMSKKVTDMRIESLGYLRFDGVGMQ, from the coding sequence ATGAACCAAAACAGACTGTTGCGCGCGCTCCGGCTCACGATGCTGAGCGCGGCCGCAGCGGTGACGATGGCGGGCACGCAACTGGCGAATGCCGCCGACATCCCGAATAAAACCCTCGTCTACTGCTCAGAAGGCAGCCCCGCGGGTTTCGATCCAGCGCAATACACGACGGGCGTGGACTTCACCGCGAATACGTTCACGGTTTATAACCGTCTTGTCGAATTCGAACGCGGCGGCACGAAGGTCGAACCGGGCCTCGCCGAAAAGTGGGACGTGTCGCCGGACGGCAAAACGTATACGTTCCATCTGCGTCACGGCGTCAAATTCCAGACCACTTCGTTTTTCAAGCCGACGCGCGAGTTCAACGCGGACGACGTGATCTTCACGTTCGAGCGCATGCTCGATCCGAATCAGCCGTTCCGCAAGGCCTACCCGGTGCAGTTCCCGTACTTCAGCGACATGGGCCTCGACAAGCTGATCACGAAGGTCGAAAAGGTCGACCCATACACGGTGAAATTCACGCTCGCCGAAGTGAACGCGCCGTTCATCCAGAATCTCGCGATGGAATACGCGTCGATCCTGTCGGCCGAATACGCGGACCAGCTGTTGAAGGAAGGCAAGGCCGCCGACATCAACCAGAAGCCGGTCGGCACGGGTCCGTTCATCTTCAAGAGCTACACGAAGGACGCGACGATCCGCTTCGACGGCAATCCTGATTACTGGAAGCCGAACACGGTCAAGGTCTCGAAGCTGATCTTCTCGATCACGCCCGATGCGGGCGTGCGCGTGCAGAAACTGAAGGCCGGCGAATGCCAGGTGATGAGCTACCCGCGTCCTGCCGATATCGCGCCGCTGAAGGCCGACAACAACATCGCGATGCCGTCGCAAGCGGGCTTCAACCTCGGCTACCTTGCGTATAACGTCACGCACAAGCCGCTCGACAAGCTCGAAGTGCGCGAAGCGCTCGACATGGCGATCAACAAGAAAGCGATCGTCGATTCCGTGTATCAGGGCGCGGGCCAGCTCGCGACGAACCCGATGCCGCCGACGCAATGGTCGTACGACAAATCGCTGAAGGCTGCTTCGTACGATCCGGACAAGGCGAAGGCGCTGCTCGCGAAGGCCGGTTTCCCGAACGGCTTCGAGATCACGCTGTGGGCCATGCCGGTGCAGCGTCCGTACAACCCGAACGGCAAGCTGATGGCCGAAATGATTCAGGCCGACTGGGCGAAGATCGGCGTGAAGGCGAAGATCGTCACGTACGAGTGGGGCGAGTACATCAAGCGCGCGCACGCGGGCGAAGACGATACGATGCTGATCGGCTGGACCGGCGACAACGGCGATCCGGACAACTGGCTCGGCACGCTGCTCGGCTGCGACGCGGTGAATGGCAATAACTTCTCGAAGTGGTGTTACAAGCCCTTCGACGACCTCGTGAAGAAGGGCCGCGAAACCAACGGTCAGGACGCGCGCACGAAGTTTTATGTGCAGGCGCAGCAGATCTTTGCGGAACAACTGCCGTTCTCGCCGATCGCACACTCGACTGTCTATCAGCCGATGAGCAAGAAGGTCACCGACATGCGCATCGAATCGCTCGGTTACCTGCGTTTCGACGGCGTCGGCATGCAGTAA
- the metF gene encoding methylenetetrahydrofolate reductase [NAD(P)H] translates to MNPIELSFEFFPPKTPEGVEKLRATREQLLALKPKFVSVTFGAGGSTQQGTLDTVLDMSKGGLEAAPHLSCIGSSKDDLRRILGEYRSHGIRHIVALRGDLPSGMGAVGELRYASELVSFIRAESGDWFHIEVAAYPEYHPQSRTPRHDLENFARKVKAGANSAITQYFFNADAYFQFVDDARKLGVDVPIVPGIMPITNYSQLMRFSEMCGAEVPRWIARRLESFGDDRDAIRAFGLDVVTGLCQRLVDAGVPGLHFYTLNAAASTRTICERLGL, encoded by the coding sequence ATGAACCCTATCGAACTTTCATTCGAATTCTTCCCGCCTAAAACGCCGGAAGGCGTCGAGAAGCTGCGCGCGACACGCGAGCAGCTGCTTGCGCTCAAGCCGAAGTTTGTGTCGGTCACATTCGGCGCGGGCGGCTCGACGCAGCAAGGCACGCTCGATACCGTCCTCGACATGTCGAAGGGCGGCCTCGAAGCGGCGCCGCATCTGTCGTGCATCGGCTCGTCGAAAGACGACCTGCGGCGCATTCTCGGCGAGTACCGCTCGCATGGCATTCGCCATATCGTCGCGTTGCGCGGCGATCTGCCGTCGGGCATGGGCGCGGTCGGCGAACTGCGCTATGCGTCGGAACTCGTCAGCTTTATCCGCGCCGAGTCCGGCGACTGGTTTCATATCGAAGTCGCCGCGTATCCGGAATACCATCCGCAGTCGCGCACGCCGCGGCACGATCTCGAGAATTTCGCGCGCAAGGTGAAGGCCGGCGCGAACTCCGCGATCACGCAGTACTTCTTCAATGCGGACGCGTACTTCCAGTTCGTCGACGATGCGCGCAAGCTCGGTGTCGATGTGCCGATCGTGCCTGGCATCATGCCGATCACGAACTACTCGCAGCTGATGCGCTTTTCCGAAATGTGCGGCGCCGAAGTGCCGCGCTGGATCGCGCGGCGGCTCGAGAGTTTCGGCGACGACCGCGACGCGATTCGCGCGTTCGGACTCGATGTGGTGACCGGGCTGTGCCAGCGGCTCGTCGATGCGGGTGTGCCGGGCCTGCATTTCTATACGCTCAACGCCGCTGCGTCGACCAGAACGATCTGCGAGCGGCTCGGTCTGTAG
- a CDS encoding phage holin family protein — translation MTVLLTWLINALALLIITYLVPSIHIRSFGTALIVALVLGLINTVLRPVLILLTLPVTILTLGLFILVVNALCFWLCASLLKGFEVSGFWSAFFGSILYSIVSWLLSALIFGNRSFG, via the coding sequence ATGACCGTGCTGTTGACCTGGCTGATCAATGCGCTCGCATTGTTGATCATCACGTACCTCGTGCCGTCGATCCACATCCGCAGCTTCGGTACGGCGCTGATCGTCGCGCTCGTGCTCGGGCTCATCAACACGGTGTTGCGGCCCGTGCTGATCCTGCTGACGTTGCCGGTCACGATACTCACGCTCGGACTCTTCATTCTCGTCGTCAACGCACTGTGTTTCTGGCTGTGCGCGTCGCTGCTGAAGGGCTTCGAAGTGTCGGGTTTCTGGTCGGCGTTCTTCGGCTCGATTCTGTACAGCATCGTTTCGTGGCTGCTGTCCGCGCTTATTTTCGGCAATCGCAGTTTCGGCTAG
- the ahcY gene encoding adenosylhomocysteinase gives MNAAVYDSKDSKDFVVADLALAGWGRKELNIAETEMPGLVQIRDEYKTQQPLKGARIAGSLHMTIQTGVLIETLKALGADVRWASCNIFSTQDHAAAAIAEGGTPVFAFKGESLDEYWQFTHRIFEWPNGQFANMILDDGGDATLLLILGSKAEKDRSVIAKPTNEEETALFKSIAQHLDVDATWYSKRLAHIKGVTEETTTGVHRLYQMEKEGRLPFPAINVNDSVTKSKFDNLYGCRESLVDGIKRATDVMIAGKIAVVAGYGDVGKGCAQSLRGLGATVWVTEIDPICALQAAMEGYRVVTMEYAADKADIFVTATGNYHVINHDHMKAMRHNAIVCNIGHFDSEIDVASTRQYQWENIKPQVDHIIFPDGKRVILLAEGRLVNLGCATGHPSFVMSNSFTNQTLAQIELFTQGNQYENKVYVLPKQLDEKVARLHLARIGANLTVLSTDQASYIGVDRNGPFKPNHYRY, from the coding sequence ATGAACGCCGCAGTTTACGATTCCAAAGACTCGAAAGATTTCGTCGTCGCAGACCTCGCGCTCGCAGGCTGGGGCCGCAAGGAACTGAACATCGCCGAAACGGAGATGCCGGGCCTCGTGCAGATCCGCGACGAGTACAAGACGCAGCAGCCGTTGAAAGGCGCGCGCATCGCGGGCTCGCTGCACATGACGATCCAGACCGGCGTGCTGATCGAGACGCTGAAGGCGCTCGGCGCCGACGTGCGCTGGGCATCGTGCAACATCTTCTCGACGCAGGACCACGCCGCTGCCGCGATCGCCGAAGGCGGCACGCCGGTGTTCGCATTCAAGGGCGAATCGCTCGACGAATACTGGCAATTCACGCACCGCATCTTCGAATGGCCGAACGGTCAGTTCGCGAACATGATCCTCGATGACGGCGGCGATGCAACGCTGCTGCTCATTCTCGGCTCGAAGGCCGAGAAGGACCGCTCGGTGATCGCCAAGCCGACCAACGAAGAAGAAACCGCGCTGTTCAAGTCGATCGCACAGCATCTCGACGTGGACGCGACCTGGTATTCGAAGCGCCTCGCGCACATCAAGGGCGTGACCGAAGAAACCACGACCGGCGTGCACCGTCTGTACCAGATGGAAAAGGAAGGCCGTCTGCCGTTCCCCGCGATCAACGTGAACGACTCGGTGACGAAGTCGAAATTCGACAACCTGTACGGCTGCCGCGAGTCGCTCGTCGACGGCATCAAGCGCGCCACCGACGTGATGATCGCCGGCAAGATCGCCGTGGTGGCCGGTTACGGCGACGTGGGCAAGGGTTGCGCGCAATCGCTGCGCGGCCTCGGCGCGACCGTGTGGGTGACCGAAATCGATCCGATCTGCGCGCTGCAGGCGGCGATGGAAGGCTACCGCGTCGTGACGATGGAATACGCGGCCGACAAGGCCGACATTTTCGTGACGGCCACCGGCAACTACCATGTGATCAACCACGATCACATGAAGGCGATGCGCCACAACGCGATCGTCTGCAACATCGGCCACTTCGATTCGGAAATCGACGTCGCTTCGACGCGCCAGTACCAGTGGGAAAACATCAAGCCGCAAGTCGACCACATCATTTTCCCGGACGGCAAGCGCGTGATCCTGCTGGCCGAAGGCCGCCTCGTGAACCTCGGCTGCGCCACGGGCCACCCGTCGTTCGTGATGTCGAACTCGTTCACGAACCAGACGCTCGCGCAGATCGAACTGTTCACGCAAGGCAACCAGTACGAGAACAAGGTCTATGTACTGCCGAAGCAGCTCGACGAGAAGGTCGCGCGCCTGCACCTCGCGCGCATCGGTGCGAACCTGACCGTGCTGTCGACGGATCAGGCGAGCTATATCGGCGTCGACAGGAACGGTCCGTTCAAGCCGAACCACTACCGCTACTAG
- a CDS encoding LrgB family protein, which translates to MTALSASTLLASPFFTFLRADDASRAIAAACLVLTVALYFASKMLYARVKTMWFTPLVAVPIVLVAIVAFAHIPYRVYFQDTRWLMWLLGPATVAFAVPIYEYRDLMKRHWISLAVGVVVGIVVAVGGSLALAKLLHLSPELQRSLMTRSISTPFALAVSDRIHAPKDLTALFVIATGVCGMIFGELVLALLPLRSRLARGALFGAAAHGVGTAKARELGSEEGVVASLTMMIAGVVMVLLAPLLGMLPV; encoded by the coding sequence ATGACCGCACTGTCCGCGTCCACGCTTTTAGCGTCCCCGTTTTTCACGTTCCTTCGCGCCGACGACGCGTCGCGCGCGATTGCCGCCGCGTGTCTCGTGCTGACAGTCGCGCTCTACTTCGCGTCGAAGATGCTCTACGCGCGCGTGAAGACGATGTGGTTCACGCCGCTTGTCGCGGTGCCGATCGTGCTCGTGGCGATCGTCGCGTTCGCGCATATTCCGTATCGCGTTTACTTCCAGGACACGCGCTGGCTCATGTGGCTGCTCGGCCCCGCGACCGTCGCGTTCGCCGTGCCGATCTACGAGTATCGCGACCTGATGAAGCGGCACTGGATTTCGCTCGCAGTGGGGGTGGTGGTCGGCATCGTCGTCGCGGTGGGCGGCTCGCTTGCGCTCGCGAAACTGCTGCACCTGTCGCCCGAATTGCAGCGCAGTCTGATGACGCGTTCCATCTCGACGCCGTTCGCGCTTGCCGTCAGCGACAGGATTCACGCGCCGAAAGACCTGACCGCGCTGTTCGTGATCGCAACGGGCGTGTGCGGCATGATCTTCGGCGAACTCGTGCTTGCGCTGCTGCCGCTGCGCTCGCGCCTCGCGCGCGGCGCGCTGTTCGGTGCGGCCGCGCACGGCGTCGGCACTGCGAAGGCGCGCGAGCTCGGCAGCGAGGAAGGTGTCGTCGCGAGTCTCACGATGATGATCGCCGGCGTCGTGATGGTGCTGCTTGCGCCGTTGCTCGGCATGCTGCCCGTCTAA
- a CDS encoding CidA/LrgA family protein → MSVSVTRFAASARSGALEPVMRAARIVAQCLALAGVWFVADVAVKRIGLPVPGGVVGLLALLVALLCGGIAPRWVKAGADWLLSELLLFFIPAAVAAVQYGGLFREDGWRLALVVAGGTLMVMVAVAFAVEQASRFERRLALRRVPVEAAGSGRAGRG, encoded by the coding sequence ATGAGCGTGTCCGTTACGAGGTTTGCCGCCAGCGCGCGATCGGGCGCGCTCGAGCCGGTTATGCGTGCTGCACGGATCGTCGCGCAGTGTCTCGCGCTCGCGGGCGTCTGGTTCGTCGCCGACGTTGCGGTGAAGCGCATCGGGCTGCCGGTGCCGGGCGGCGTGGTCGGCCTGCTCGCGCTGCTCGTCGCGTTGCTGTGCGGCGGCATCGCGCCGCGCTGGGTGAAAGCGGGCGCGGACTGGTTGCTGTCGGAACTGCTGCTGTTCTTTATTCCGGCCGCCGTGGCGGCGGTTCAGTACGGCGGGCTGTTCCGCGAGGACGGTTGGCGGCTCGCGCTCGTGGTCGCGGGCGGCACGCTGATGGTGATGGTTGCGGTGGCCTTTGCGGTCGAGCAGGCATCGCGTTTCGAGCGCCGGCTCGCGCTGCGTCGCGTGCCGGTCGAAGCGGCTGGATCGGGCCGCGCCGGTCGCGGCTGA
- a CDS encoding LysR family transcriptional regulator has product MELRALRYFIEVVRQQSFTVAAGQMYVTQPTISKMVKALEDEIGSPLLLRDGRQMVLTDAGRIVYQRGQDVLAAQAQLQKELDDLGTLGRGTLTIGIPPMGGALFTPAIAAFRQRYPKVELKLIEEGSRAVEAALIDGELELGGVLLPVDPERIDALPMTRQRLWLVARKGSRWDALKQVPLADLAAEPFVFYGESLALNDVVLHACRAAGFAPGIVSRSEHWDFMVALVLAGVGIALLPAPYCRRLDAAEFTCRPVVEPEILWEIAIGWRRNGYLSHAARAWLDVARETLRGQSGDDFMHAPALGIVMSGAAAMPVGTATHEDDGSVRK; this is encoded by the coding sequence GTGGAACTGCGCGCGCTTCGCTATTTCATCGAGGTCGTCCGGCAACAAAGCTTCACCGTCGCTGCCGGGCAGATGTACGTGACGCAGCCCACCATCAGCAAGATGGTGAAGGCGCTCGAAGACGAAATCGGCTCGCCGCTGCTGTTGCGCGACGGCCGCCAGATGGTGCTGACCGATGCCGGCCGGATCGTCTATCAACGCGGCCAGGACGTGCTCGCCGCGCAGGCGCAGCTACAGAAAGAACTCGACGACCTCGGCACACTCGGCCGCGGCACACTGACCATCGGCATTCCGCCGATGGGCGGTGCGCTGTTCACGCCGGCCATCGCCGCATTCCGCCAGCGCTATCCGAAGGTCGAACTGAAGCTGATCGAGGAAGGCTCGCGCGCCGTCGAAGCGGCGCTGATCGACGGCGAACTCGAACTCGGCGGCGTGCTGCTGCCGGTCGATCCCGAGAGGATCGACGCGCTGCCGATGACGCGTCAGCGCCTGTGGCTCGTCGCGCGCAAAGGCTCGCGCTGGGACGCGCTGAAACAGGTGCCGCTCGCCGATCTCGCCGCCGAGCCGTTCGTGTTCTACGGCGAAAGTCTCGCGCTCAACGATGTCGTGCTGCACGCGTGCCGCGCCGCCGGCTTTGCACCGGGCATCGTGAGCCGCAGCGAGCATTGGGACTTCATGGTTGCGCTGGTGCTGGCGGGCGTCGGCATCGCGCTGCTGCCGGCGCCGTACTGCCGCCGGCTCGATGCGGCGGAATTCACTTGCCGGCCCGTCGTCGAGCCGGAAATTCTGTGGGAAATCGCGATCGGCTGGCGGCGCAACGGCTACCTCTCGCACGCCGCGCGCGCATGGCTCGATGTTGCACGCGAGACGCTGCGCGGGCAGTCCGGCGACGACTTCATGCATGCGCCGGCGCTCGGGATCGTGATGAGCGGCGCGGCGGCGATGCCGGTCGGAACCGCAACCCACGAGGACGACGGCAGCGTCAGGAAATGA
- a CDS encoding TRAP transporter substrate-binding protein translates to MGFPAIVKAQGPTVMRWQSTWPQKDIFHEYAVDFAGKVNTMTGGDLKIEVLPAGAVVKAFDLIDAVSKGTLDGGHGVCAYWYGKNSALALWGSGPAWGMDANMLLAWHKYGGGKELLAEIYRNLNLNVVSYLYGPMPTQPLGWFKKPITKPDDLAGTKFRTVGLSIDIFTAMGAAVNALPGSEIVPAMDRGLIDAAEFNNASSDRQLGFPDVSKICMLRSFHQCSETFEILFNKPKYDALPPHLKAIIGNAVEAASQDMSWKAIDRYSKDYIALQQQGVKFYATPNAVLQAQLKVWDEIVARKEKENPAFKKVNDSMRAFAERTTRWQSDTNVDYRMAAAHYFGKKA, encoded by the coding sequence CTGGGCTTTCCGGCAATCGTGAAAGCACAAGGCCCGACCGTAATGCGCTGGCAGAGCACGTGGCCGCAAAAAGACATCTTCCACGAGTACGCCGTCGACTTCGCCGGCAAGGTCAATACGATGACCGGCGGCGACCTGAAGATCGAGGTGTTGCCGGCCGGTGCCGTCGTCAAGGCGTTCGATCTGATCGATGCGGTCAGCAAGGGCACGCTCGACGGCGGCCATGGCGTGTGCGCTTACTGGTACGGCAAGAACTCGGCGCTGGCGTTGTGGGGCTCGGGCCCGGCGTGGGGCATGGACGCGAACATGCTGCTCGCCTGGCACAAGTACGGCGGCGGCAAGGAGTTGCTCGCGGAGATCTACCGCAACCTGAATCTGAACGTCGTGTCCTATCTGTACGGACCGATGCCGACACAGCCGCTCGGCTGGTTCAAGAAGCCCATCACGAAGCCGGACGATCTCGCAGGCACAAAGTTTCGTACCGTCGGACTGTCGATCGACATCTTCACGGCGATGGGCGCGGCGGTCAACGCGCTGCCCGGCAGCGAAATCGTTCCGGCGATGGACCGCGGCCTGATCGACGCCGCCGAGTTCAACAATGCGAGTTCGGATCGCCAGCTCGGTTTTCCCGATGTATCGAAGATCTGCATGTTGCGCAGTTTTCACCAGTGCTCCGAAACGTTCGAGATTCTTTTCAACAAACCGAAATACGACGCGCTGCCGCCGCATCTGAAGGCGATCATCGGCAATGCGGTCGAAGCGGCGTCGCAGGATATGTCGTGGAAGGCGATCGACCGCTATTCGAAGGACTACATCGCGCTGCAGCAACAGGGCGTGAAGTTTTACGCGACGCCGAATGCGGTGCTGCAGGCACAGCTCAAGGTCTGGGACGAGATCGTCGCCAGAAAGGAGAAAGAGAATCCCGCGTTCAAGAAAGTCAACGATTCGATGCGCGCATTCGCCGAGCGCACGACGCGCTGGCAAAGCGACACGAACGTCGACTACCGGATGGCAGCCGCGCACTACTTCGGCAAAAAAGCATGA
- a CDS encoding TRAP transporter small permease subunit, translating to MQKLLLRVDAISTWVGQAFAWLIVALTLMISYEVFSRYALGTPHAWAFDAANMLYGTLFMMAGAYTLSRNGHVRGDVLYGFFPPRAQALVDLVLYLVFFIPGTVALVWAGIAFFGDSLAQNEHSSIAADGPPIYPFKAVIPIAGAFLLLQGAAEIVRCAICLRRGNWPRRAGDVEEVDVEKLRQSIDVPEREVAVSAPHASDSTTGTRSAP from the coding sequence ATGCAAAAGCTACTGCTGCGTGTCGACGCGATCAGCACATGGGTAGGTCAGGCGTTCGCATGGCTGATCGTCGCGCTCACGCTGATGATTTCGTACGAGGTCTTCTCGCGTTACGCATTGGGCACGCCGCACGCATGGGCGTTCGATGCGGCGAACATGCTGTACGGCACGCTGTTCATGATGGCCGGCGCCTATACGCTGTCGCGCAACGGCCATGTACGCGGCGACGTGCTGTACGGCTTCTTTCCGCCGCGCGCGCAAGCGCTCGTCGATCTCGTGCTGTACCTCGTTTTCTTCATTCCCGGCACCGTCGCGCTCGTCTGGGCCGGCATTGCATTTTTCGGCGATTCGCTTGCGCAGAACGAACACTCGTCGATTGCCGCCGACGGCCCGCCGATCTACCCGTTCAAAGCCGTGATACCGATAGCGGGCGCGTTTTTGCTGCTGCAGGGCGCCGCCGAAATCGTGCGCTGCGCGATCTGCCTGCGGCGCGGCAACTGGCCACGACGCGCGGGCGATGTCGAGGAAGTCGACGTCGAGAAGCTCAGGCAGTCGATCGACGTGCCGGAGCGGGAAGTCGCGGTATCGGCGCCACACGCGAGTGACAGCACGACCGGCACACGGAGCGCACCATGA